One Mycolicibacterium fallax genomic window, CTCGCCAGGGGTCGCTCGAAGGTTCCGATGCTGCGTTGAGGTAGCACCACGGTGGCCAGGGGACGGCGGGGTCATTGCCGCGGTATGCCTTGGCGCAGCAGTTCGTGGGCGGCGGGGGTCGGTGCGGTCAGCCAGAGTCGGAGCAGGTGTCGGCGACGGTCGGGCTCGGGGTGGTCGGTGTACTGCTCGCGGGAATGCAACACGGTGGTGTTGTTGAGGATCTGTACGTCGCCGGGATCGAAGGTCATCCGGATGTGGAATTCCGGGTCGTTGGCGATGTCTTCGAAGAGTGCGAGGGCGGCGCGTTGCTCCTCGGTCAGGCGCGGGGCGTCCGGGTGGCGTTGGGAATCGCGGATGTACCAGGCGATGAAGAAGACCCGCGGGGTGGCGTCGATATCGATGATCGGTGGCAGTTCGAAGTAGGGCGGTTGGCCGGCGGGTTGTTCGTCGTTGCGGTCTCAGGGCATCGAGTTGTACATGACATCGACGAGGTGCGGTGCCCGGCGCAGAGCTTCGTTGTAGACGGCGTGCGCGCTGACAATTTTGGATTCGCCGCCGCTGCGCGCGGGGTGTAGGCAGAGCAGGCTGACGAGGTCGGAGCCGTCGCTGTGGAAGTCCTGGCGTTGGTTGGTGCGGTATTTACGCACCCCCGGCGTTGATTCGATGTGTTCGTCGCGGATGTGGGTGAGCAGGTTGGCGTCGCGGTCTTGCCCGACCGGCGTGCCGAGCAGGGTGCCCAGCGCGAGGTAGGCCCGTTCGGTCTGCTCGGGGGTGAGTCCATCTCGGGGGAAGCCGCGCAGGCGCAGGAACCCGGCGCCGCGGTGCGGAAGTGTTCGGCGAGGGTCTCGGGGGGTCCGCTCCCGGCGGCGATGATGGCGGCCCGGTCGGCTGGGCCGAGGTCGAAGGACCAGGCGTGTTCCCGGGGGAAGTCGGCGGGAGTCCAGACGCTTGCGGCGGTGGCCGGTACCGGTGATCGCATCGATCGCTCCAACGTGGGCTAGCAGCAGGTGGCCAGGACGGCGCGCAGGGCTTCGATGGCGACCGTGTCGGCGCGGTAGAAGATGTTGACGCCGCGGCGTTCGGAGGTGGCCAGGCCGGCCTTCTTCAACCGCGCGAGGTGGTGGCTGACGGTGCCGGGCGACAGTCCCACGGCATCGGCCAGGTCGCACGCGCAGACGGCGTCCGGACGCGCGCCCATCAGGATGGCGATCAGTTGGATCCGGGCCGGGTCGGCGAGGGCCTTGAGCCGCAGGGCCAGTGCGAGGGCGACGGCGGGTTCCACCGGTCCCGCCCCCAGCGGTGCGCAGCACACCGGCGCACTGATGTCGACGACGGGCAGTGCCTTCGGCATGGCTCCACGCTACCTATCCTTTGACATATATCAAAGTATTGATCAACATTGAGTTGCCGAAGACGCCGCCCCGTCTCCCCCATGGAGGTTCCCGTGTCCCGCGTGCAACTCGCCCTCAACGTCGACGACCTGGAGGCCTCGATCGCCTTCTACACCAAGCTCTTCGGCGTGGGGCCGGCGAAGGTGAGGCCCGGCTACGCCAACTTCGTCGTGGCCGACCCGGCGCTGAAGCTGGTGCTGCTGGCAAATCCCGGCGCGGGCGGGACACTCAACCATCTGGGCGTGGAGGTCGAGTCCAGCTCGGCGGTGCACGCCGAGATCGCCCGGCTGTCCGGCGCGGGGATGTTCACCGAGGAAGAGATCGGTGCCACCTGCTGCTTCGCGACCCAGGACAAGGTCTGGGTCACCGCACCCGATGCCGAACGCTGGGAGGTCTACACGGTGCTCGCCGACTCCGAGACCTTCGGCGCCGAACCCCCAGCCGCTTCCGGCCTCGACGTCGGTGCCGTCGGTGACGGTGGCGCATGCTGCGGCTCGGCGGGCCCAGGCGGGGAACCGCAAGGCACCGGCGAGAATATCGGGTTGCCGCCCAAATAGATGCCTGTCAATATCGACGGATGTCGATATTGACAGGCTCGGTCGATCCGGGCTGCTGCCCGCCGGGCGCGCTGCTGCGTGAGCCCCTGACCGCCGCGGCCGCTGCGCAGTTGGCGGTCGCACTCAAGGCGCTGGCCGACCCGGTGCGGCTGCAGCTGTTCTCCGCCGTCGCCAGCCGCGCCGGAGGCGAGGCCTGCGTCTGTGACATCGCGGCCGGAGTGGAGGTTTCTCAGCCCACCGTCAGCCATCACCTCAAGGTGCTGCGCGAAGCAGGATTGCTGACCTCCCAGCGCCGCGGCTCCTGGGTGTACTACGCGGTGGTCCCCGGCGCGCTGACCAGACTCGCCGCGCTGCTCGGCGTCGACGCGGCGGCCGGGGCGCCGGCATGACCGACACCGCCGCACCACCGGCCGCGGGCAGGTTGTCGACCCTGGACCGATTGCTGCCGGTGTGGATCGGCATCGCGATGGCGGCCGGGCTGCTGCTGGGCCGGCTGGTCCCGGGGCTGAACACCGCACTGGGCGCCGTGCAGGTCGACGGGATCTCGCTGCCCATCGCCGCGGGTCTGCTGATCATGATGTACCCGGTGCTGGCGAAGGTGCGCTATGACCGCCTCGACACCGTCACCTCCGATCGCGCGTTGCTGTTCGCGTCGCTGGTGCTGAACTGGGTGGTGGGCCCGGCGCTGATGTTCACGCTGGCCTGGGTGATGCTGCCGGATCTGCCCGAGTACCGCACCGGCCTGATCATCGTCGGTCTGGCCAGATGCATTGCCATGGTGATCATCTGGAACGACTTGGCCTGCGGGGACCGCGAGGCCGCCGCGGTCCTGGTGGCGCTGAACTCGATGTTCCAGGTGGTGATGTTCGCCGCGCTGGGCTGGTTCTACCTGTCGGTGCTGCCCGGCTGGCTCGGCCTGCCGCAGACCAGCATCGACACCTCGCCGTGGCAGATCGCCAAATCGGTGCTCATCTTCCTCGGCGTCCCACTGCTCGCTGGCTATCTGACCCGCCGCTGGGGCGAGCGGGCCAAGGGCCGGGATTGGTACGAGCAGCGGTTCCTGCCGCGGATCGGGCCGTGGGCGCTGTACGGGTTGCTGTTCACCATCGTCATTCTGTTCGCGCTGCAGGGCGAGCAGATCACCGGCCGGCCGTGGGATGTCGCCCGCATCGCACTGCCGCTGCTGGCCTACTTCGCCATCATGTGGGGCGGCGGATACGCCCTCGGGGCCGCGCTCGGCCTCGGCTACCCCCGCACCACCACCCTGGCGTTCACCGCCGCCGGCAACAACTTCGAACTCGCCATCGCCGTCGCGATCGCCACCTACGGCGCCACCTCCGGGCAAGCGCTCGCCGGCGTCGTCGGCCCGCTCATCGAAGTGCCGGTGCTGGTCGCGCTGGTGTACGTCTCCCTGGCGCTGCGCCGGCGATTCTCATCAGGCACCGCCGACGGAGGCCACTAGCCGCGGCGTTGCAGGACCGCACGCGTGCTGGCCTCGGGGCTGAGGTTGTAGCCGGCCGCCCACCAGACAAGTTCCAGCGCCGCATTGTTCGCAGCCTGGCAACTCTGCGAGGTCTAGCGTGGGCGGAATGGGTTTGTTCAGTCATGAGGAGTTCCCGGATCCGGCCGGCGGCGCCAGCGGTGGGGCCGTTGAGCGGGTTCGGCGTGCCGAGCTGGGCGAGTACGGGGTGGATGAACCTGCGGTGGTGGGCCCGGGGTTGCCGCCCGAGGATGGTTCCTGCGGCCAGTTCGCGGTGCAGTTTCACGTGTCCACGTCAATGCTGGTCGGGCTGAAACGCATTGCGGACCTGCGTGGGGTGAGCGTGCCGGAGGTGTGCCGGCAGGTGATCGGAGTGTTCGTTGCCCAGCAGGAGGGTGAGCTGGCCGCATTGCTTGCCGCCGAGGCCGAGGCGGCCGATTACCGGCCGAGTTTGGACCAGGCGTAGCCGTCCGGCCTAGGCCGGGGACGCGGTGCGCACACGAACCTCGGCGGTCTACCGCGCCATGTTGGTGAAGCGCGACAAATGCAGCTGGTGCGCCACCGTGATGGTGGCGGTGGGGCCGTTTCGGTGCTTGCCGAGAATGATGTCAGCCTCACCACCGCGCGGGTCGTCCCGGTCGAAGGCGTCCGGGCGGTGCAGCAGCATCACCATGTCGGCGTCCTGCTCCAGGGATCCCGACTCGCGAAGGTCGGAGACCTGCGGCCGCTTGTCGGTGCGCTGCTCGGGCCCGCGGTTGAGCTGACTGATCGCCACCACCGGGACGTCGAGTTCCTTGGCCATCAGCTTCAGGCTTCGGGAGAAGTCCGACACCTCCTGCTGGCGGGATTCGTACTTCTTGCCCGAGGTCATCAGCTGCATGTAGTCCACGACGATGAGCCGCAGCTCCGCCTTCTGCGCCAACCGCCGGGCCTTGGCCCGGATCTCCATCATGGTCAGGTTCGGTGAGTCGTCGATGTACAGCGGCGCCTCGCTGATCTGGCTCATCCGCCGGGCCAGCCGGGCCCAGTCGTCGTCGCTCATCTTGCCCGAGCGCATGTCGCCGAGCTTGATCTTCGCCTCCGCCGACAGCAGCCGCATGACGATCTCGGACTTGCTCATTTCCAGCGAGAAGATGACGCTGGCCATCCCGTGCTTGATCGAGCAGGACCGCATGAAGTCCAGGCCCAGCGTGGACTTCCCCACGCCCGGACGGGCGGCGATGATGACCATCTGGCCGGCGTGCAGGCCGTTGGTGATGTCGTCGAGCTCGGTGAACCCGGTCGGCACGCCGCGGGCGATGCCGCCGTTGGAGGCGATGGCGTCCATCTCGTCCATCGTCGGCTGCAGCAGCTCCTCCAGCGGCAGGAAGTCCTCGGAGGTCCGCCGGTCGCTGGTGACCTCGTAGATCTCCGCCTGGGCGCGGTCCACCACGTCGTAGACGTCGGCGCCGTCGGCACCGGCGTAGCCGTACTGGACCACCCGGGTGCCGGCCTCCACCAGCCGCCGCAGCAGAGCCTTCTCCGCCACGATCTCGGCGTAGTAGCCGGCGTTGGCGGCGGTCGGCACGGTGGAGATCAGGGTGTGCAGGTAGGGCGCCCCGCCAATTCGCCGCAGCTGGCCGCGGCGCTCCAGCTCGGCCGCGACGGTGACCGCGTCGGCGGGCTCACCGGCCCCGTAGAGGTCCAGAATCGCGTCGTAGACGTTCTGGTGCGCGGGCCGGTAGAAATCGCCCGGGCGCAGCTTCTCCAGCACGTCGGCGATGACGTCCTTGCTCAGCAGCATGCCGCCGAGCACCGACTGCTCGGCCGCCATGTCCTGCGGGGGTTGCCGGCCGAATTCCTCGCTGGGCGGGGGAACATCCACGTCGGGCTGGCCCAACTCGTCCATGATGGACATTCCGCCTCCTCCTACCGAACCTGCGTTCGATCCAGTCCCCGGTGACGTTACGTCCGGCCACCGACAGAGCCCGCTCGCGACTGCCGTCGGGCCCGGCACGCACCGCGCGCCCGCTAGACCGTAGGACGTTGCTGGCGGCCACGCCAGTGGGCCCTGTTAGCAAGCCTGTGAGCGCAATGTGGATAGTTCAGGTCAGCCGTGTTGAGCCCTTGGGGAGAACTTGTGGACGAAGCACCGAAATCTTGATGAATACGCAGGTCAAACGGCAATAGACGGACTTAGGTGCTGTGGACAATCATCGCGTCGGCGTGTCGGGAAACCTTACATTCTCGGGCGTGTTGGGCAGATTTGTGCTGTCCTGCGGGTTAACGGCGCGTGCGGTTGCCCGCTTAACCTACTCGCGAGTCACTTCGCCAGCGCGGACAGCAAACGCCCCGGCGGAGCCGCTATGGCTCCCACCGGGGCGTTGTGTGCTGTGCGCCGGACTCCGGCGACGATTTAGCCTTCGGCGACGACGTTCAGGACGACGGTCGCGTTCAGGTCGGGGTGCAGCGCGACGGCGATCTTGTGCTCGCCGACGGCCTTGATGTGCGCCTTGGGCAGGTGCACCGAACGCTTGTCCAGGTTCGGGCCACCGGCCTTCTTCACCGCGTTGACGATGTTCGCGGCGGTGACGGAACCGAAGAGCTTGCCGGAGTCACCGGCGGTGCGCACCGGCAGGGACACCGTGCCCAGGCCCTCGATCGCGGCCTTGATCTCACGGGCGTGATCGAGGTCGCGGACGGCCTTGGTCTCGCGGGACCGACGGATCTCGTCGGCCTGACGCTGGGCGCCCCGGGTGGCCAAGATGGCCAGCCCGCGCGGGAGCAGATAGTTGCGGCCGTAACCGTCCTTCACCTCGACGGTGTCACCGGCCGCGCCGAGGTGGTCGACCTCGGTGGTCAGGATGAGCTTCATGTTCGTACTTTCGTTGTGTGCCGAGCCCGCGACGGGCTAGCGGGTGGCGGACGTGAACGGCAGCAGGGCAACCTCGCGGGCGTTCTTCACGGCCACCGCGATGTCGCGCTGGTGCTGGACGCAGTTGCCGGTGACCCGACGGGCCCGGATCTTGCCGCGATCGCTGATGTAGGTGCGCAGCAGCGAGGTGTCCTTGTAGTCGATCTCCTGCCCCTTCTTGGAGCAGAACACGCACTTGCGAGTCTTGACCGGCTTCTCGGGAGCCGGGCGCCTCTTGTTGGCCTTGGCCATGGATCTATCTCTTTCTCAAAAATGTTTTGGTTGTCAGAACGGCGGTTCGTCGTCGCCGCCACCACCGAACGAGCCCGAGGCCGGGGCGTTGCCCCACGGGTCGTCGGCCGGTGCCGACGCCGGGGCGGACGCCGGCCGGGGCGAGCCCCCACCGAAGCCGCCACCGCCGGAACCGCGGCTGGCCTTGTTGACCTTGGCCGTCGCGTACCGCAGCGACGGCCCGATCTCGTCAACCTCGACCTCGACGACGGTGCGCTTCTCGCCCTCACGGGTTTCGAAGGACCGCTGCTTGAGCCGGCCGGTCACGATCACGCGGGCACCGCGGGTCAGGCTCTCGGCGACGTTCTCGGCCGCCTCACGCCAGATGTTGCAGCGCAGGAACAGCGCCTCGCCGTCCTTCCACTCCCCGCTTTGGCGATCGTAGATCCGGGGGGTGGAGGCAACCGTGAAATTGGCGACCGCGGCACCGGACGGCGTGAATCGCAGTTCCGGGTCGGCGGTCAGATTTCCGACGACGGTAATGGTGGTATCACCAGCAGCCACGGGATCCTCCTGGGAATTGGGATGCTTTGCAGGTCAGCCTACGGAAGGCCGCCGACAGGCAACCCGCCTTTGGCTCAGTGCTTGTCGGTCCGCATCACCTTGGTGCGCAGAACGGACTCATTCAGACCCAGCTGACGGTCCAGTTCGGCCACCGAGGCGGGCTCGGCCTTGACATCGACGACGGCGTAGATGCCCTCGGCGTGCTTGGCGATCTCGTACGCCAGCCGGCGACGGCCCCAGATGTCGACCTTGTCGACCGAACCGCCGTCCTTGCGGATGACGTTCAGGAACGTCTCCAACGACGGGGCTACGGTGCGCTCGTCAAGAGTGGGGTCAAGGATGACCATGATTTCGTATGGACGCATGGGAACCTCATCACCTCCTATGGTCGTAGTGCGGCCGCGGAGGATTCCGCGACAGGAGGGTCGCCTGCGTCGGCAACCGCCCCAGGCTACAGGTAGGTCCGCCAACCGGCGAAATCCTCCCGGCCGGGTCCGTAGGGTTGGCCGTCATGACCGAACGCATCGATGTGGAGTTCCCCAGCGGCTCGCAGACCTGCCGCGGCTGGCTGTATCGGCCCGACGGGCCCGGACCCGCCCCGGTGCTGGTGATGGCGCACGGGCTCGGCGCGATCAAGGAGATGCGCCTGGACGCGTTCGCGCAGCGCTTCGCCGACGCCGGCTACGCCGCCCTGGTCTTCGACTACCGGCACTTCGGGGACAGCACCGGCGAGCCCCGCCAACTGCTCGATATCACCCTGCAGCGCCAGGATTGGAGCGCCGCGGTCGACTTCGCCCGGACGCTGCCCGGGGTCGACGGGTCTCGGATCGTGCTGTGGGGCACCTCGTTCTCCGGCGGCCACGTGATCGCGACGGCCGCCGGGCGCACCGACATCGCCGCGGTGATCGCCCAGTGTCCATTCACCGACGGCCTGGCCTCCGTGCTGGCGATGAACCCGGTCACGCTGGCCAAGCTGGTACCGCGAAGCCTCGCCGATCTGCTCGCCGCCCGGCGGCAGCGCCCCCGCATCCTGGTGCCGCTAGCCGGGTCACCGGGGTCCCTGGGCCTGATGACGGCCCCGGACGTACTGCCCGGCTACCTCGGCCTGCTGCCCGACGGGGTGCCGTTCCGCAATGAGGTCACCGCAGGCGTCGGGCTGATGATCGCCGCCGCGTTCCCCGGCCGTTCGGCCCGCCGGGTGAACTCCCCCATCCTGTTCTGCATCTGCGACACCGACAGCGTCGCGCCCGCCAAGGCCACCGTCCGGCATGCCCGCACCGCCCCGCGCGGCGAGCTCAAGCACTACCCCGTCGGGCACTTCGACATCTATGTCGGCGACGCCTTCGAGCGGGCCGTCACCGACCAGCTGGATTTCCTGCGCCGACACGTTCCGCTGCCATAGCCAGCGCCTCGTAGTCCTCGTCGGTCGGCGGCCCGGGGCGCGCCGGCACCGGTCGCGGCCGCAGCCAGCCGGGCAGCCAGGACGGCGGATCGTCGGGCGCCCGGTCGAACACGCCCCCGGCCGGGTCGTCGACCCGGCCACCCCAGCGCACCAGGTCCTGGCCCGGCCGGTAGATCTGGCGGACCACCAGCACACACAGCCCGAGGACGGCGATGTCACGCAGCAGCACGGTGGCGGTGAACCACTGCTCGGGCAGCCCCTTGTTCTGCTCGCCGTAGAGGTAGAGCATTCGCGGCACCCACACCAGGGCGTCGATCGTCATCCAGGCCAGCAGGATCCGCCGATGCGGCAGCGCGAGCACCGCCAGCGGCACCAGCCACAGCGAGAACTGCGGGCTCCACACCTTGTTGGTCAGCAGGAACGCCGCGACGACGAGAAATGCCAGCTGGGCGACCCGGGGCCGCTGCGGCGCGGTCAGCGCGAGGTAGCCGATGCCGGCGCAGGCCAGCACGAACGCCGCAGCGACCACCGCGTTGAGCACCGTCGGCGGTTCCCAGAACCCGAGCTGCGGGTCGAAGCCGGACCACCCGGTGAAGGACTTGTACACGTTGTACAGCGAGTCCATATCGTCGCCGCGCCGGGCGTTGAGCCGGAAGAACTCCGACCAGCCGCGCGGAAAAAGCAGCGCGATCGGCAGGTTCACCGCGACCCAGGTGGCCAGCGCCGAGCCGGCGGTCAGCAGCGCGGGGCGCAACCGGCCGCTGCGCAGCGCCAACAGCAGCAGCGGCACCAGCAGCAGCGCCGGGTACAGCTTGGCGGCGGTGCCCAGCCCGATCAGCACCCCGGCCCAGCCGGGCCGGCGCCGCGCCCAGGCCAGCAGCCCGCCCATCGCGAACGCCGTGGCCAACGCGTCGAAGTTGGTGAAGATCTGGAAGATCAGGATCGGTGAGGCGGCCACCAACACCGCGTCCCAGGGCCGCCGCCCGGACAGCCCGGCGGTCGCCCACACGGTGACCAGCCAGGCCAGCGCCAGCCCGAACGCCGCGATGTTGAAGAACATCACCACCTCGGCGGGCACCGGCAGCGCCGGGACCGCCTTTGTCATGGCGGTGTAGGTCTTGGCCAGCGCCATCGACACGTACTGGTACAGCCCGGTGAGCACCGGGTACTCCATGTACCGGATGGCGGGTTGGCCGTCGTACTGCAGCCGCGGCTCACCGGCACTGTCGGTCTCGACCCAGCTGGACTTATACGGGAACTTGCCCTCGCTGAGCAGTTCGGC contains:
- a CDS encoding Rv2640c family ArsR-like transcriptional regulator encodes the protein MPKALPVVDISAPVCCAPLGAGPVEPAVALALALRLKALADPARIQLIAILMGARPDAVCACDLADAVGLSPGTVSHHLARLKKAGLATSERRGVNIFYRADTVAIEALRAVLATCC
- a CDS encoding ArsI/CadI family heavy metal resistance metalloenzyme, coding for MSRVQLALNVDDLEASIAFYTKLFGVGPAKVRPGYANFVVADPALKLVLLANPGAGGTLNHLGVEVESSSAVHAEIARLSGAGMFTEEEIGATCCFATQDKVWVTAPDAERWEVYTVLADSETFGAEPPAASGLDVGAVGDGGACCGSAGPGGEPQGTGENIGLPPK
- a CDS encoding ArsR/SmtB family transcription factor, which translates into the protein MSILTGSVDPGCCPPGALLREPLTAAAAAQLAVALKALADPVRLQLFSAVASRAGGEACVCDIAAGVEVSQPTVSHHLKVLREAGLLTSQRRGSWVYYAVVPGALTRLAALLGVDAAAGAPA
- the arsB gene encoding ACR3 family arsenite efflux transporter, whose product is MTDTAAPPAAGRLSTLDRLLPVWIGIAMAAGLLLGRLVPGLNTALGAVQVDGISLPIAAGLLIMMYPVLAKVRYDRLDTVTSDRALLFASLVLNWVVGPALMFTLAWVMLPDLPEYRTGLIIVGLARCIAMVIIWNDLACGDREAAAVLVALNSMFQVVMFAALGWFYLSVLPGWLGLPQTSIDTSPWQIAKSVLIFLGVPLLAGYLTRRWGERAKGRDWYEQRFLPRIGPWALYGLLFTIVILFALQGEQITGRPWDVARIALPLLAYFAIMWGGGYALGAALGLGYPRTTTLAFTAAGNNFELAIAVAIATYGATSGQALAGVVGPLIEVPVLVALVYVSLALRRRFSSGTADGGH
- the dnaB gene encoding replicative DNA helicase; the protein is MSIMDELGQPDVDVPPPSEEFGRQPPQDMAAEQSVLGGMLLSKDVIADVLEKLRPGDFYRPAHQNVYDAILDLYGAGEPADAVTVAAELERRGQLRRIGGAPYLHTLISTVPTAANAGYYAEIVAEKALLRRLVEAGTRVVQYGYAGADGADVYDVVDRAQAEIYEVTSDRRTSEDFLPLEELLQPTMDEMDAIASNGGIARGVPTGFTELDDITNGLHAGQMVIIAARPGVGKSTLGLDFMRSCSIKHGMASVIFSLEMSKSEIVMRLLSAEAKIKLGDMRSGKMSDDDWARLARRMSQISEAPLYIDDSPNLTMMEIRAKARRLAQKAELRLIVVDYMQLMTSGKKYESRQQEVSDFSRSLKLMAKELDVPVVAISQLNRGPEQRTDKRPQVSDLRESGSLEQDADMVMLLHRPDAFDRDDPRGGEADIILGKHRNGPTATITVAHQLHLSRFTNMAR
- the rplI gene encoding 50S ribosomal protein L9; protein product: MKLILTTEVDHLGAAGDTVEVKDGYGRNYLLPRGLAILATRGAQRQADEIRRSRETKAVRDLDHAREIKAAIEGLGTVSLPVRTAGDSGKLFGSVTAANIVNAVKKAGGPNLDKRSVHLPKAHIKAVGEHKIAVALHPDLNATVVLNVVAEG
- the rpsR gene encoding 30S ribosomal protein S18: MAKANKRRPAPEKPVKTRKCVFCSKKGQEIDYKDTSLLRTYISDRGKIRARRVTGNCVQHQRDIAVAVKNAREVALLPFTSATR
- a CDS encoding single-stranded DNA-binding protein, producing MAAGDTTITVVGNLTADPELRFTPSGAAVANFTVASTPRIYDRQSGEWKDGEALFLRCNIWREAAENVAESLTRGARVIVTGRLKQRSFETREGEKRTVVEVEVDEIGPSLRYATAKVNKASRGSGGGGFGGGSPRPASAPASAPADDPWGNAPASGSFGGGGDDEPPF
- the rpsF gene encoding 30S ribosomal protein S6 — encoded protein: MRPYEIMVILDPTLDERTVAPSLETFLNVIRKDGGSVDKVDIWGRRRLAYEIAKHAEGIYAVVDVKAEPASVAELDRQLGLNESVLRTKVMRTDKH
- a CDS encoding alpha/beta hydrolase, coding for MTERIDVEFPSGSQTCRGWLYRPDGPGPAPVLVMAHGLGAIKEMRLDAFAQRFADAGYAALVFDYRHFGDSTGEPRQLLDITLQRQDWSAAVDFARTLPGVDGSRIVLWGTSFSGGHVIATAAGRTDIAAVIAQCPFTDGLASVLAMNPVTLAKLVPRSLADLLAARRQRPRILVPLAGSPGSLGLMTAPDVLPGYLGLLPDGVPFRNEVTAGVGLMIAAAFPGRSARRVNSPILFCICDTDSVAPAKATVRHARTAPRGELKHYPVGHFDIYVGDAFERAVTDQLDFLRRHVPLP
- a CDS encoding glycosyltransferase family 87 protein, translated to MTAAAPAVAPLPLADDRRSVTDRDLPSRTDVLGNALSGTIGGPVGRHALIGRQRFLTPLRVMFLIALVFLALGASTKAACLQTVGTGSAEQKVANWSGQRAYFQLCYSDTVPLYGAELLSEGKFPYKSSWVETDSAGEPRLQYDGQPAIRYMEYPVLTGLYQYVSMALAKTYTAMTKAVPALPVPAEVVMFFNIAAFGLALAWLVTVWATAGLSGRRPWDAVLVAASPILIFQIFTNFDALATAFAMGGLLAWARRRPGWAGVLIGLGTAAKLYPALLLVPLLLLALRSGRLRPALLTAGSALATWVAVNLPIALLFPRGWSEFFRLNARRGDDMDSLYNVYKSFTGWSGFDPQLGFWEPPTVLNAVVAAAFVLACAGIGYLALTAPQRPRVAQLAFLVVAAFLLTNKVWSPQFSLWLVPLAVLALPHRRILLAWMTIDALVWVPRMLYLYGEQNKGLPEQWFTATVLLRDIAVLGLCVLVVRQIYRPGQDLVRWGGRVDDPAGGVFDRAPDDPPSWLPGWLRPRPVPARPGPPTDEDYEALAMAAERVGAGNPAGR